In one window of Bradyrhizobium sp. AZCC 1721 DNA:
- a CDS encoding TetR/AcrR family transcriptional regulator gives MRYSKEHKQETHVRIVKKASVRLREKGAHGIGVADLMKEAGLTHGGFYAHFDSREALVIEAFAYAMDRSVEHWRKIAAETPPEKRLSTIIDSYVSTVHRDDPGRGCAVTTLGAEIVRESAKTRKAFAAKLEQLIDMIADQIPDVPRKTARRQAMGTLATMMGTLVMSRVAGSGELSDEILVAGREAALTRAEAKPAAKKTRKVN, from the coding sequence ATGCGTTATTCGAAAGAGCACAAGCAGGAGACCCACGTACGGATCGTGAAAAAAGCCTCGGTGCGGCTTCGCGAAAAGGGTGCGCATGGCATCGGCGTCGCCGACTTGATGAAGGAAGCGGGCCTGACCCACGGCGGCTTCTACGCGCATTTCGATTCCCGCGAGGCGCTCGTCATCGAGGCTTTTGCCTATGCGATGGACCGCTCGGTTGAGCATTGGCGAAAAATCGCCGCTGAAACGCCGCCGGAGAAGCGGTTGTCGACGATCATCGATTCCTACGTCTCGACGGTTCATCGCGACGATCCCGGCCGCGGTTGCGCCGTTACGACGTTAGGTGCCGAGATCGTCCGGGAAAGCGCGAAGACGCGCAAGGCCTTTGCCGCCAAGCTGGAGCAGTTGATCGATATGATCGCCGACCAGATTCCCGACGTGCCGCGCAAGACGGCCCGCAGGCAGGCGATGGGCACGCTGGCGACGATGATGGGTACGCTGGTGATGTCGCGCGTTGCCGGCAGCGGCGAACTGTCCGACGAAATTCTCGTCGCCGGCCGCGAGGCGGCGCTGACGCGCGCCGAGGCGAAGCCGGCCGCGAAGAAGACGCGGAAGGTGAATTAG
- a CDS encoding PaaI family thioesterase: MTMTETVDLFSFDMRRHRVVEWQAPGPIARAASGMSGLETMCAIRDGILPPPPMARLIGFEMRLAEPGRIVMELDPDESLENTIGLLHGATAAALLDTAMGCAITTMQPAGQTSVTLDLKLTYLRPLSVRSGAISAEGKVIKVGRQTSYAEGFVRDRAGNLAVHATGTFTMIGVEKAN, from the coding sequence ATGACTATGACCGAGACTGTCGATCTGTTTTCGTTCGATATGCGCAGGCATCGGGTGGTGGAATGGCAGGCGCCGGGGCCGATTGCCCGGGCGGCATCCGGAATGTCCGGGCTCGAGACCATGTGCGCGATCCGCGACGGCATCCTGCCACCGCCGCCGATGGCGCGGCTGATCGGTTTCGAGATGCGCCTCGCCGAGCCCGGCCGGATCGTGATGGAACTGGATCCGGATGAAAGCCTCGAAAACACCATCGGACTGCTCCACGGCGCGACGGCCGCGGCGCTCCTGGATACTGCCATGGGTTGTGCCATAACCACCATGCAGCCGGCGGGGCAGACCTCCGTCACGCTGGACCTCAAGCTGACCTATCTGCGGCCATTGTCGGTGCGGTCGGGCGCGATCTCGGCGGAAGGCAAAGTGATAAAGGTCGGCCGCCAGACCAGCTATGCCGAAGGCTTCGTCCGCGACCGTGCGGGCAATCTTGCAGTGCACGCGACCGGAACGTTCACGATGATCGGCGTTGAAAAGGCGAATTAG
- a CDS encoding isobutyryl-CoA dehydrogenase yields MQFALNEDQAAVRDMARAFAAEKIAPHALRWDEEKHFPVDVMREAAGLGMGGIYIKDDVGGSAMTRFDAALIFEALATGCPTVSAFISIHNMASWMIDAYGNDSQRQKWLPKLCTMELLASYCLTEPGSGSDAAALRTRAVRDGDHYVLNGQKQFISGAGGGDLYVVMVRTGGDGPGGISTLIIPADTPGVSFGANERKMGWNAQPTRAVMFENARVPVENRLGEEGIGFKIAMAGLDGGRLNIAACSLGGAQSALDKSLAYMKERKAFGKRLDEFQALQFRLADMATELEAARTFVWRAAAALDRKDPDATMLCAMAKRFGTDVGFEVANQALQLHGGYGYLSEYGIEKIVRDLRVHQILEGTNEIMRLIVSRKLIEGAR; encoded by the coding sequence ATGCAATTTGCTCTCAACGAGGATCAGGCCGCGGTTCGCGACATGGCGCGGGCGTTTGCGGCCGAGAAAATCGCGCCGCATGCGCTGCGCTGGGACGAAGAGAAGCATTTTCCTGTTGACGTGATGCGCGAGGCCGCAGGCCTCGGCATGGGCGGCATCTACATCAAGGACGATGTCGGTGGCTCCGCGATGACCCGCTTCGACGCGGCGCTGATCTTCGAGGCGCTGGCGACCGGCTGCCCGACGGTGTCGGCCTTCATCTCGATCCACAACATGGCGTCCTGGATGATCGATGCCTATGGCAATGACAGCCAGCGGCAAAAGTGGTTGCCAAAGCTCTGCACCATGGAGCTGCTGGCAAGCTATTGCCTGACGGAACCGGGCTCCGGCTCGGACGCTGCGGCGCTGCGCACCCGCGCGGTGCGCGACGGCGATCATTACGTGCTCAACGGCCAGAAACAGTTCATCTCCGGCGCCGGTGGCGGCGATCTCTACGTCGTGATGGTACGGACCGGCGGCGACGGGCCGGGCGGCATCTCCACGCTGATCATTCCGGCTGATACGCCCGGCGTCTCGTTCGGCGCCAACGAGCGCAAGATGGGCTGGAACGCGCAGCCCACGCGCGCGGTGATGTTTGAGAACGCCCGCGTGCCGGTCGAGAACCGGCTGGGCGAGGAGGGCATCGGCTTCAAGATCGCGATGGCCGGGCTCGACGGCGGCCGCCTCAATATCGCGGCGTGCTCGCTCGGCGGCGCGCAGAGCGCGCTCGACAAGTCGCTGGCCTACATGAAGGAGCGGAAAGCCTTCGGCAAACGGCTCGATGAATTCCAGGCGCTGCAGTTCCGCCTCGCCGACATGGCGACCGAGCTGGAAGCGGCGCGGACCTTTGTCTGGCGCGCGGCCGCCGCGCTCGACCGCAAGGATCCCGACGCCACCATGCTGTGCGCGATGGCAAAACGTTTTGGCACCGACGTCGGCTTCGAGGTCGCCAACCAGGCGCTGCAACTGCATGGCGGCTACGGCTACTTGAGCGAATACGGCATCGAAAAAATCGTGCGCGACCTGCGCGTGCACCAGATCCTGGAAGGCACCAACGAAATCATGCGGCTGATCGTGTCGCGCAAGCTGATCGAGGGCGCGCGATGA
- a CDS encoding LysR family transcriptional regulator, which translates to MLDQGTKTIDWDDFRFVLAIVRGGSVSAAAKQLSVDHATVIRRVDRLERHLSAKLFNRRKTGYLLTEAGQRVADSAEAMESTIVANQEAVGGSRAQLTGTVRIGAPDGFGSHFLAARLLKFTERYPDLDLQLVATARLFSLSKREADIAISLSMPKEGRIVGRKLLDYSLGLYAAPAYLDRAPKITSRGDLPGHRFVGYIEELLFTPELDYLPQVSPKISAKFRSANLIAQLNATIAGFGIAVLPHFMAKAHAELRAVLPDEVRISRTFWMLMHADSKDLARIRAVADYIHETVESERVLFGGR; encoded by the coding sequence ATGCTGGATCAAGGCACCAAGACGATCGACTGGGATGACTTCCGTTTCGTGCTGGCGATCGTGCGCGGCGGCTCGGTTTCCGCTGCCGCCAAGCAGCTATCGGTCGATCATGCCACCGTCATTCGCCGTGTCGACCGGCTGGAACGGCATCTCTCCGCAAAACTGTTCAACCGCCGCAAGACCGGCTACCTCCTGACCGAAGCCGGCCAGCGCGTGGCCGACAGTGCCGAAGCGATGGAATCCACCATCGTCGCCAACCAGGAGGCGGTCGGCGGATCGCGCGCCCAGCTCACCGGCACGGTCCGGATCGGCGCCCCCGACGGGTTCGGCAGCCATTTCCTGGCGGCGCGGCTTCTGAAATTCACCGAGAGGTATCCCGATCTCGACCTGCAGCTCGTCGCCACCGCGCGGCTGTTCAGCCTGTCGAAGCGCGAGGCCGACATCGCGATCAGCCTCTCCATGCCCAAGGAGGGCCGGATCGTCGGGCGCAAGCTGCTTGACTACAGCCTCGGGCTCTATGCCGCGCCGGCCTATCTCGACCGGGCACCGAAAATCACTTCCCGCGGCGACCTGCCAGGGCATCGCTTCGTCGGCTACATCGAGGAACTGCTGTTCACGCCCGAGCTGGATTACCTGCCCCAGGTTTCGCCGAAGATCTCGGCCAAGTTTCGCAGCGCCAATCTGATCGCGCAGCTCAACGCCACCATTGCCGGCTTTGGTATTGCGGTGCTGCCGCATTTCATGGCGAAGGCGCATGCCGAACTGCGCGCAGTGCTGCCCGACGAGGTCAGGATCTCGCGCACGTTCTGGATGCTGATGCACGCCGACAGCAAGGACCTGGCGCGGATCAGGGCGGTGGCCGATTACATCCACGAGACAGTGGAAAGCGAGCGCGTGCTGTTTGGCGGGCGGTGA
- a CDS encoding CoA-acylating methylmalonate-semialdehyde dehydrogenase: MRSIGHFIGGKEVKGTSGRTADVFEPMTGDVQAKVALASRAEVRAAVENAALAQPEWANTNPQRRARVMMKFVELVQRDYDKLAELLAREHGKTVPDAKGDIQRGLEVAEFACGIPHLMKGEYTEGAGPGIDIYSLRQPLGVVAGITPFNFPAMIPMWKFAPAIACGNAFILKPSERDPGVPMRLAELMMEAGLPPGILNVVNGDKEAVDAILDDPDIKAIGFVGSTPIAQYIYERAAQTGKRCQCFGGAKNHAIVMPDADMDQTVDALIGAGYGSAGERCMAVSVAVPVGKTTADRLMEKLIPRVESLKIGTSVDPSADYGPLVTREAVEKVKNYIDIGIKEGATLAVDGRGFKMQGYEKGFYLGGSLFDNVTKDMRIYKEEIFGPVLSVVRAHDYKEALALPSEHDYGNGVAIFTRDGDAARDFAARVNVGMVGINVPIPVPIAYYTFGGWKKSGFGDLNQHGPDSVRFYTKTKTVTSRWPSGVKEGAEFSIPLMK; encoded by the coding sequence ATGCGCTCAATCGGACACTTTATCGGCGGCAAAGAGGTCAAGGGAACTTCCGGCCGGACGGCCGACGTGTTTGAGCCGATGACCGGCGACGTCCAGGCCAAGGTGGCGCTGGCCTCAAGAGCGGAAGTCCGCGCGGCTGTCGAGAACGCCGCGCTTGCCCAGCCCGAATGGGCCAACACCAATCCGCAGCGCCGCGCACGGGTGATGATGAAGTTCGTCGAACTGGTACAGCGCGACTATGACAAGCTAGCTGAATTGCTGGCGCGCGAGCACGGCAAGACCGTTCCCGACGCCAAGGGCGACATCCAGCGCGGCCTCGAAGTCGCGGAATTCGCCTGCGGCATTCCGCATTTGATGAAGGGCGAATACACCGAAGGCGCCGGCCCCGGCATCGACATCTACTCCCTGCGCCAGCCGCTGGGCGTCGTCGCCGGCATCACGCCGTTCAATTTCCCGGCGATGATCCCGATGTGGAAGTTCGCGCCCGCGATCGCCTGCGGCAACGCCTTTATCCTGAAGCCTTCGGAGCGCGATCCCGGCGTGCCGATGCGGCTGGCCGAATTGATGATGGAGGCGGGGCTGCCGCCTGGCATCCTCAACGTCGTCAACGGCGACAAGGAAGCCGTCGACGCCATTCTCGACGACCCCGATATCAAGGCGATCGGCTTCGTCGGCTCGACGCCGATCGCGCAATACATCTATGAGCGCGCCGCCCAGACTGGCAAGCGCTGCCAGTGTTTTGGCGGCGCCAAGAACCACGCCATCGTGATGCCCGATGCCGACATGGATCAGACGGTCGACGCGCTGATCGGGGCCGGTTACGGCTCGGCCGGCGAGCGCTGCATGGCGGTCTCCGTCGCTGTTCCCGTCGGCAAGACCACCGCCGATCGCCTGATGGAAAAGCTGATCCCGCGCGTGGAGTCGCTCAAGATTGGCACCTCGGTCGATCCGTCCGCCGATTACGGCCCGCTGGTGACGCGCGAGGCGGTCGAGAAGGTGAAGAACTACATCGATATCGGCATCAAGGAAGGCGCCACGCTCGCCGTCGACGGCCGCGGCTTCAAGATGCAGGGCTATGAAAAGGGCTTTTATCTCGGCGGCTCGCTGTTCGACAACGTCACCAAGGATATGCGGATCTACAAGGAAGAGATCTTTGGCCCGGTGCTCTCGGTGGTGCGCGCCCATGACTACAAGGAAGCCCTCGCACTGCCGTCCGAACATGATTACGGCAACGGCGTTGCGATCTTCACCCGCGATGGTGACGCGGCGCGTGACTTTGCGGCACGCGTCAATGTCGGCATGGTCGGCATCAACGTGCCGATCCCGGTGCCGATCGCCTACTACACCTTCGGCGGCTGGAAGAAGTCCGGCTTCGGCGATCTCAACCAGCACGGTCCGGACTCGGTCCGCTTCTACACCAAGACCAAGACGGTGACCTCGCGCTGGCCGTCCGGCGTCAAGGAAGGCGCGGAGTTCTCGATTCCGTTGATGAAGTAG
- a CDS encoding enoyl-CoA hydratase/isomerase family protein — protein sequence MTDAAIADGDLVARKEGSAGILRLNRPKAINAVTLEMFHDIDKALDAFEADPDIAVIVLEGAGERGLCAGGDIRALWESSKVKGDLGKILWRDEYILNARIKKFPKPYVAFMDGIVMGGGVGLSAHSSHRVVTEKTKLAMPEVGLGFFPDVGGTWLLSHSPGEIGTYFGLTGQTMNGPDAIHARFADAVVPSAKLPALREALTKVALGTTAADIRKLIDGFSTGETAGPVAAQQVKIDALFSHDRMEDIIAALQRDGSDFAQATLRTLNEKSPRGMVVTLKLLRLARSARSLEECLVREYRAALEVFASDDFREGVRAAVIDKDRNPKWSPPRIEEVTPEMVAPYFAEIGADELRFP from the coding sequence ATGACGGATGCGGCCATTGCAGACGGCGACCTGGTCGCGCGCAAGGAAGGTTCGGCCGGCATTCTCCGATTGAACCGGCCGAAGGCGATCAATGCTGTGACGTTGGAGATGTTCCACGACATCGACAAGGCGCTCGATGCCTTCGAGGCGGATCCTGATATTGCGGTGATCGTTCTGGAAGGTGCCGGCGAGCGCGGGCTGTGCGCCGGCGGCGACATCCGCGCGCTCTGGGAAAGCTCCAAGGTCAAGGGCGATCTCGGCAAGATCCTGTGGCGGGATGAATACATCCTCAATGCCCGCATCAAGAAGTTCCCGAAGCCCTATGTCGCCTTCATGGATGGCATCGTGATGGGCGGCGGCGTCGGGCTGTCGGCGCATTCGAGCCATCGCGTCGTCACCGAGAAGACGAAACTCGCGATGCCCGAGGTCGGCCTCGGCTTCTTCCCTGACGTCGGCGGCACCTGGCTGTTGTCGCATTCGCCGGGCGAGATCGGCACCTATTTTGGATTGACCGGGCAGACCATGAACGGTCCGGATGCCATCCATGCAAGATTTGCCGATGCGGTGGTGCCGTCGGCAAAACTGCCGGCCTTGCGTGAGGCATTGACGAAGGTGGCGTTGGGCACGACGGCGGCTGACATTAGGAAGCTGATCGACGGCTTCTCGACTGGAGAAACGGCCGGGCCGGTCGCCGCGCAGCAGGTGAAGATCGATGCGTTGTTCTCCCACGACCGCATGGAAGACATCATCGCGGCGCTGCAGCGTGATGGCTCGGACTTCGCGCAGGCGACGCTGAGGACGCTGAACGAAAAGTCGCCGCGCGGCATGGTGGTGACGCTCAAGCTGCTGCGGCTGGCGCGCAGCGCGCGCTCGCTGGAGGAATGCCTAGTGCGGGAATATCGCGCCGCGCTGGAAGTGTTCGCGAGCGACGATTTCCGCGAGGGCGTGCGCGCCGCCGTCATCGACAAGGACCGCAATCCGAAATGGTCGCCGCCGAGAATCGAGGAGGTGACGCCGGAAATGGTCGCGCCTTATTTCGCCGAGATCGGCGCTGACGAACTCAGATTTCCTTGA
- the mmsB gene encoding 3-hydroxyisobutyrate dehydrogenase translates to MANIAFIGLGNMGGPMAANLVKAGHKVTAFDLVEASRDQAKADGAVIAESSVASVKGADVVISMLPAGKHVLSVWNEVVPVMTKGTLIIDCSTIDVESAKQAHALAAKHGMLSVDAPVSGGTGGAKGATLTFMCGGEEKAFAAAKPVLENMGKKIVHCGIGGAGQAAKICNNMILGISMIGVGEAFALAEKLGLSHQALFDVASTSSGQCWALTSYCPVPGPVPTSPANNDYKPGFASALMVKDLTLAQDAAKAAGAATPLGKHAQEIYKAFDAAGHGGVDFSGIIQHVRSLAAK, encoded by the coding sequence ATGGCAAATATCGCATTCATTGGCCTCGGCAATATGGGCGGCCCGATGGCGGCCAATCTGGTCAAGGCGGGCCACAAGGTAACCGCGTTCGATCTGGTCGAAGCCTCGCGCGATCAGGCCAAGGCCGACGGCGCCGTGATCGCCGAGAGTTCGGTTGCTTCCGTCAAGGGCGCCGATGTCGTTATCTCCATGCTGCCGGCGGGCAAACATGTGCTGTCGGTCTGGAACGAAGTGGTCCCTGTCATGACCAAGGGCACGCTGATTATCGATTGCTCGACCATCGACGTCGAAAGCGCCAAGCAGGCGCATGCGCTGGCGGCGAAGCACGGCATGCTCTCGGTCGATGCGCCGGTCTCAGGCGGAACCGGCGGCGCCAAGGGCGCGACGCTGACTTTCATGTGTGGCGGCGAGGAAAAGGCGTTTGCTGCGGCGAAACCGGTGTTGGAGAACATGGGCAAGAAGATCGTCCATTGCGGCATCGGCGGTGCAGGGCAGGCGGCCAAGATCTGCAACAACATGATCTTGGGGATTTCCATGATCGGCGTCGGCGAAGCCTTTGCGCTCGCCGAAAAGTTGGGCCTGTCGCATCAGGCGCTGTTCGATGTCGCCTCGACCTCATCGGGGCAATGCTGGGCGCTGACGTCCTATTGCCCCGTGCCCGGCCCGGTGCCGACTTCGCCCGCTAACAACGATTATAAGCCGGGATTCGCGTCGGCCCTGATGGTGAAGGATCTGACACTGGCGCAGGATGCGGCCAAGGCTGCGGGCGCGGCGACGCCGCTCGGCAAGCACGCGCAGGAGATCTACAAGGCTTTTGATGCCGCCGGCCATGGCGGGGTGGATTTTTCCGGTATTATCCAGCACGTTCGGAGCCTCGCTGCGAAATAA